A single genomic interval of Trachemys scripta elegans isolate TJP31775 chromosome 3, CAS_Tse_1.0, whole genome shotgun sequence harbors:
- the ALKAL2 gene encoding ALK and LTK ligand 2: MSGLKSPVLLGLVLLMLSAGYCKERTDSIDLKDRQSLFNLIMEIIQELKRHHMEKDNEVQYFSNHDYTLDRREVADYGEYQDEQRAEIVPRDLRMKDKFLKHLTGPLYFSPKCSKHFHRLYHNTRDCTIPAYYKRCARLLTRLAVSPMCMEG, translated from the exons ATGAGCGGACTGAAGTCTCCTGTGCTGCTGGGGCTGGTGCTCTTAATGCTGTCAGCAGGTTATTGTAAAGAGAGAACTGACTCCATAGACCTAAAAGACAGGCAAAGCCTCTTCAATCTCATCATGGAGATTATTCAGGAACTGAAAAGGCACCACATGGAAAAGGACAACGAGGTGCAATACTTCTCCAACCACGACTATACTTTAGACCGAAGAGAAGTAGCTGATTATGGAGAGTACCAGGACGAGCAGAGAGCTG aaATAGTTCCTAGAGATTTGAGGATgaaagacaagtttttaaagcatttaacaG GTCCTCTCTATTTTAGTCCAAAATGCAGTAAACACTTTCATCGGCTTTATCACAATACAAGAGACTGCACCATCCCAGCTT ACTATAAAAGATGTGCCAGGCTTCTTACTCGGTTGGCAGTAAGTCCCATGTGCATGGAAGGATAA